A genome region from Micromonospora peucetia includes the following:
- a CDS encoding DUF3592 domain-containing protein, whose translation MQPPGDPGPGAAQSPPGAERPERAPGRWRKLRSGLHNIHRGSAALGLVLLLAGLTYAVAIGAYKWHLHAKAERLRADGVPVQATVTDRRDNVGRGGGTDTVQVWYDYEGVQHNERILCGSAGGCVHEPPEVMMLWVDPERPGEFVAANGNTDDSVFFLNAWGGIPFGLLVAALGGVFIFAALVPTGMFDGPAPAPRRKGPGRDRVRRTRAARRRGKARR comes from the coding sequence GTGCAGCCACCAGGCGACCCGGGGCCGGGCGCGGCCCAGTCGCCGCCCGGTGCGGAGCGTCCGGAGCGCGCCCCGGGGCGGTGGAGAAAGCTCCGCTCCGGTCTTCACAACATCCACCGCGGCAGCGCCGCCCTCGGCCTGGTACTGCTGCTTGCCGGGCTGACGTACGCGGTGGCCATCGGTGCGTACAAGTGGCACCTGCACGCCAAGGCGGAGCGGTTGCGGGCGGACGGCGTCCCGGTCCAGGCCACCGTGACCGACCGGCGTGACAACGTCGGGCGCGGCGGCGGCACCGACACCGTCCAGGTCTGGTACGACTACGAGGGCGTCCAGCACAACGAGCGCATCCTCTGCGGCTCGGCCGGCGGCTGTGTCCACGAACCACCCGAGGTGATGATGCTCTGGGTCGACCCGGAGCGCCCCGGGGAGTTCGTCGCTGCCAACGGCAACACCGACGACTCGGTGTTCTTCCTCAACGCCTGGGGCGGCATCCCGTTCGGGCTGCTGGTCGCCGCGTTGGGCGGGGTGTTCATCTTCGCGGCTCTCGTCCCGACCGGGATGTTCGACGGGCCCGCACCCGCACCACGCCGAAAGGGGCCGGGACGCGACCGGGTCCGGCGTACCCGAGCCGCCCGGCGCCGCGGTAAGGCCCGGCGCTGA
- a CDS encoding DUF6104 family protein, with protein MYFTDRGIEELVQRRGEESVSVEWLGERLRDFVDLNPEFEAPIERFATWLARLDDDDE; from the coding sequence ATGTACTTCACGGACCGTGGTATCGAGGAACTGGTGCAGCGGCGCGGCGAGGAGTCCGTCAGCGTGGAGTGGCTCGGCGAGCGCCTGCGCGACTTCGTAGACCTGAACCCCGAGTTCGAAGCCCCGATCGAACGCTTCGCCACCTGGCTGGCCCGCCTGGACGACGACGACGAGTAG
- a CDS encoding alpha/beta hydrolase family protein encodes MPRRVASALLATALLTVGLVGCSDDAGPAPQATAPQVTAPAPPTQAVTPTPLAAAPTPQVPAGTAPDKAFAVGVREMRLNRDGKRPLPVTVWYPAAGKAGAKPARSADAAGGKFPVVMFSHGLGARPADYATLLTRWTAAGFVVAAPTFPHTSQGGDGNVLDVLNQPADVSYVLTQVLALDAKAGDPLRGRLATDRVAAAGHSAGGVTTIGLFTANRDERLDAGVVFAGTALGVGTAFAGAVAPQLFVHGEADEVVEYAAGKAAYDKVPWPKAMLSLPKGDHGRALLSDGAALRVVSDTTVEFLRWSLYGDGAAKSRIPTDAARDGIATLDNRL; translated from the coding sequence ATGCCGCGTCGTGTCGCCTCCGCCCTGCTCGCCACCGCACTGCTCACCGTCGGTCTGGTCGGCTGCTCCGACGACGCCGGGCCCGCCCCGCAGGCGACCGCCCCGCAGGTGACCGCCCCGGCACCGCCCACGCAGGCGGTTACCCCGACACCGCTGGCCGCCGCCCCGACGCCACAGGTGCCCGCCGGAACAGCGCCCGACAAGGCCTTCGCCGTCGGCGTACGCGAGATGAGGCTCAACCGCGACGGGAAGCGGCCCCTGCCGGTGACCGTCTGGTATCCGGCCGCGGGGAAGGCCGGTGCCAAGCCCGCGCGGTCGGCGGACGCCGCCGGGGGGAAGTTCCCGGTGGTGATGTTCAGCCACGGGCTGGGCGCACGACCGGCCGACTACGCGACGCTGCTGACCCGCTGGACGGCGGCCGGCTTCGTGGTGGCCGCGCCGACCTTCCCGCACACTTCCCAGGGCGGCGACGGCAACGTGCTCGACGTGCTCAACCAGCCGGCCGACGTGTCGTACGTGCTGACCCAGGTGCTCGCCCTCGACGCGAAGGCCGGCGACCCGCTGCGCGGCCGGCTGGCCACCGACCGGGTGGCCGCGGCCGGGCACTCGGCCGGCGGGGTGACCACCATCGGCCTGTTCACCGCCAACCGGGACGAACGGCTGGACGCCGGGGTCGTCTTCGCCGGCACGGCGCTCGGTGTGGGCACCGCCTTCGCGGGCGCCGTGGCCCCGCAGCTCTTCGTGCACGGCGAGGCCGACGAGGTGGTCGAGTACGCCGCCGGCAAGGCCGCCTACGACAAGGTGCCGTGGCCGAAGGCGATGCTGAGCCTGCCGAAGGGCGACCACGGCCGGGCGCTGCTCAGCGACGGCGCCGCGCTGCGGGTGGTCTCGGACACCACGGTCGAGTTCCTGCGCTGGTCGCTCTACGGCGACGGGGCCGCCAAGAGCCGCATCCCCACCGACGCCGCCCGCGACGGCATCGCCACCCTCGACAACCGCCTCTGA
- the pta gene encoding phosphate acetyltransferase encodes MARSVYLTSVGSGGGKSTVALGLAELLSRQVERIGAFRPLVGGHGPDPILALLSERYRIELPLADLSGTSYAEATALVADGQREKLITSIIERYREVERRCPAVVVVGSDFADGGDRAGPRELAFNARLATEFGSVVVPVVDGFGQEPATIAAAARGAYHDLEDLGATVLAVIANRVPGPMTLPELPVPTYAIPEVPTVSAPTVAEVAAALGATLLAGDDDALSRDVLDYVVGAAHVPTLLDHLTEGALVITPGDRADLMVAASAAHVAGQVSISGLVLTLGEQPDPRAMRLVEGLNTGLAVLSVPSDSYDTVAASSRIEGRPSAANPRKVEAALGAFERCVDTDDLARRLRVSRSERVTPLMFEYDLIDRARTRRRHLVLPEGTEERILRATEILLRRGVADITLLGRPDDIARRTRELGIDITGARVVDPVTSEWRDEFATAYAELRKHRGVTAELAHDIVAQPNYFGTLMVQTGHADGMVSGATHTTAATIRPAFEIIRNVPGVSVASSVFFMLLADRVLVYGDCAVNPDPDAAQLADIAISSADTAARFGIEPRVAMLSYSTGSSGAGADVEKVAAATKLVRERRPDLLVEGPIQYDAAIDPAVAATKLPGSEVAGRATVFIFPDLNTGNNTYKAVQRSAGAVAVGPVMQGLRRPVNDLSRGATVPDIVNTVAITAIQAAAAEESS; translated from the coding sequence GTGGCGCGGAGTGTGTACCTGACCAGTGTGGGGTCCGGCGGCGGGAAGTCGACCGTCGCCCTCGGGCTGGCGGAGCTGTTGTCCCGGCAGGTCGAGCGGATCGGCGCGTTCCGGCCGTTGGTCGGCGGGCACGGGCCTGACCCGATTCTCGCCCTGCTCAGCGAGCGCTACCGGATCGAGCTGCCGCTGGCCGACCTGAGCGGCACCAGCTACGCCGAGGCGACCGCGCTGGTCGCCGACGGCCAGCGGGAGAAGCTGATCACCAGCATCATCGAACGCTACCGGGAGGTCGAGCGGCGCTGCCCCGCCGTGGTCGTGGTGGGCAGCGACTTCGCCGACGGCGGCGACCGGGCCGGTCCCCGCGAGCTGGCCTTCAACGCCCGGCTGGCCACCGAGTTCGGCAGCGTGGTGGTGCCCGTCGTCGACGGCTTCGGGCAGGAGCCGGCGACGATCGCGGCGGCGGCGCGCGGGGCGTACCACGATCTGGAGGACCTCGGGGCGACGGTGCTGGCGGTGATCGCCAACCGGGTCCCCGGCCCGATGACGCTGCCGGAGCTGCCCGTCCCCACGTACGCCATCCCGGAGGTGCCGACCGTGTCGGCGCCGACGGTGGCCGAGGTGGCGGCGGCGCTCGGCGCCACCCTGCTCGCCGGGGACGACGACGCGCTCAGCCGCGACGTGCTCGACTACGTGGTCGGCGCGGCGCACGTCCCGACGCTGCTGGACCACCTGACCGAAGGCGCCCTGGTGATCACCCCCGGCGACCGGGCCGACCTGATGGTGGCGGCGAGCGCCGCGCACGTGGCGGGGCAGGTCTCGATCTCCGGGCTGGTGCTGACCCTCGGCGAGCAGCCGGACCCGCGGGCGATGCGGCTGGTCGAGGGGCTCAACACGGGGCTCGCGGTGCTCTCCGTGCCCAGCGACAGCTACGACACGGTGGCCGCGTCCAGCCGGATCGAGGGCCGGCCCAGCGCGGCCAACCCGCGCAAGGTGGAGGCCGCGCTCGGCGCGTTCGAACGCTGCGTGGACACCGACGACCTGGCCCGCCGGCTGCGGGTCAGCCGCTCCGAGCGGGTCACCCCGCTGATGTTCGAGTACGACCTGATCGACCGGGCCCGGACCCGGCGCCGGCACCTCGTGCTGCCCGAGGGGACGGAGGAACGGATCCTGCGGGCGACGGAGATCCTGCTGCGCCGGGGCGTCGCCGACATCACCCTGCTCGGCCGCCCCGACGACATCGCACGGCGCACCCGCGAACTGGGCATCGACATCACCGGCGCGCGGGTGGTCGACCCGGTCACCAGCGAGTGGCGCGACGAGTTCGCCACCGCGTACGCCGAACTGCGCAAGCATCGCGGCGTCACCGCCGAACTGGCCCACGACATCGTCGCCCAGCCCAACTACTTCGGCACGCTGATGGTGCAGACGGGGCACGCCGACGGGATGGTCTCCGGCGCGACCCACACCACCGCCGCCACCATCCGCCCCGCGTTCGAGATCATCCGGAACGTGCCAGGCGTCTCGGTCGCCTCCAGCGTCTTCTTCATGCTGCTCGCCGACCGGGTGCTGGTCTACGGCGACTGCGCGGTCAACCCCGACCCGGACGCCGCCCAGCTCGCCGACATCGCCATCTCCTCGGCGGACACCGCCGCCCGGTTCGGCATCGAGCCACGGGTCGCGATGCTCTCCTACTCCACCGGCAGCTCGGGGGCGGGCGCCGACGTGGAGAAGGTCGCGGCTGCCACCAAGCTGGTCCGCGAGCGCCGGCCCGACCTGCTCGTCGAGGGGCCGATCCAGTACGACGCGGCCATCGATCCGGCGGTGGCGGCGACCAAGCTGCCCGGCAGCGAGGTCGCCGGCCGGGCCACGGTCTTCATCTTCCCGGACCTGAACACCGGCAACAACACGTACAAGGCGGTGCAACGCTCGGCCGGGGCGGTGGCCGTCGGGCCGGTGATGCAGGGCCTGCGCCGGCCGGTGAACGACCTGTCCCGGGGCGCCACCGTGCCGGACATCGTCAACACCGTGGCGATCACCGCCATCCAGGCCGCAGCCGCCGAGGAGTCGTCATGA
- a CDS encoding alpha/beta hydrolase family protein gives MTTLLAGCAPAATAAPGAPPPARPVPAAAYAVGVRTFTVDPASARPLPVTVWYPADGGAVASGRFPVVIYSHGLYSLPELHAGLTARWAAAGFVVAAPAYPHTRRGAARFSRADVRHQPADGWRVIRHLVRLDARPGDPLAGHLDVARFAAAGHSAGGFTTAGMFTSGRSGRLRAGIVIAGGGTAGSFAGPAAPLLFVHGTADRIVPVTVGRAAYHRTTGPAYFLSLLGQGHGEYLTPGLPGFDQVLATTTDFLRWTLYGDLAAGRRLPGNASRPGVTAIETRPAR, from the coding sequence ATGACGACGCTGCTGGCCGGTTGCGCCCCGGCGGCCACCGCCGCGCCCGGCGCACCGCCACCGGCCCGTCCGGTGCCCGCGGCGGCCTACGCCGTGGGCGTACGCACGTTCACCGTCGACCCGGCCTCGGCGCGCCCCCTGCCGGTGACCGTCTGGTACCCGGCGGACGGCGGCGCGGTGGCCTCCGGGCGGTTCCCCGTGGTGATCTACAGCCATGGGCTGTACAGCCTGCCCGAGCTGCACGCCGGGCTGACCGCCCGCTGGGCCGCCGCCGGGTTCGTGGTGGCCGCCCCGGCCTACCCGCACACCCGACGCGGCGCAGCCCGGTTCAGCCGTGCCGACGTACGCCACCAGCCAGCCGACGGCTGGCGGGTCATCCGGCACCTGGTGCGCCTCGACGCCCGGCCCGGAGACCCGCTCGCCGGGCACCTCGACGTCGCCCGGTTCGCCGCCGCCGGCCACTCGGCGGGCGGCTTCACGACAGCCGGCATGTTCACCTCCGGGCGGTCGGGGCGGCTGCGCGCCGGCATCGTGATCGCCGGCGGCGGGACAGCGGGCAGCTTCGCCGGGCCGGCGGCCCCGCTGCTCTTCGTACACGGGACGGCGGACCGGATCGTGCCGGTGACGGTCGGCCGCGCCGCATACCACCGCACGACCGGCCCGGCCTACTTCCTGAGCCTGCTCGGGCAGGGCCACGGCGAGTACCTGACCCCGGGGCTGCCGGGCTTCGACCAGGTTCTCGCCACCACCACCGACTTTCTCCGCTGGACGCTCTACGGCGACCTGGCCGCCGGCCGCCGCCTGCCCGGCAACGCCAGCCGCCCCGGCGTGACGGCGATCGAGACCCGCCCCGCCCGCTGA
- a CDS encoding acetate/propionate family kinase has protein sequence MNTPASSPVRERPADRATAPASDAAQERPADRVLVLNCGSSSVKFRLFDGDRVVDKGTVERIGEDGGGPADHETAVRGILGGLDLSGLAAVGHRVVHGGKRFGEPVLIDDAVLTAIRDLVPLAPLHNPANLAGIEVARAALPEVPQVAVFDTAFHHTLPEAAATYAIERDTAERYGIRRYGFHGTSHAYVSRRTAELLGRPYAEVNTITLHLGNGASACAVAGGRSVATSMGMSPLEGLVMGTRSGDLDPTVIFHLRREGGLSVDEIDDLLNHRSGLLGLTGANDMREVLTRRADGDPAATLAFDVYCRRITGYVGAYYALLGRVDAVTFTAGVGEHAAPVRAAALAGLDRLGIAVDPGRNAGTGDRVISPEGAEVTVCVVGTDEEREIALQTRAVVDAAG, from the coding sequence ATGAACACGCCGGCCAGCAGTCCCGTGCGGGAGCGACCGGCGGACCGCGCAACCGCGCCGGCCAGCGACGCCGCGCAGGAACGACCGGCGGACCGGGTCCTCGTGCTCAACTGCGGGTCGTCGTCGGTCAAGTTCCGGCTCTTCGACGGTGATCGGGTGGTCGACAAGGGCACCGTGGAGCGGATCGGCGAGGACGGCGGCGGGCCGGCCGACCACGAGACGGCCGTCCGGGGCATCCTCGGCGGGCTCGACCTGAGCGGGTTGGCCGCCGTCGGGCACCGGGTGGTGCACGGCGGGAAGCGGTTCGGCGAGCCGGTACTGATCGATGACGCGGTGCTGACCGCGATCCGCGACCTGGTGCCGCTCGCGCCGCTGCACAACCCCGCCAACCTCGCCGGCATCGAGGTCGCCCGGGCGGCGCTGCCGGAGGTCCCGCAGGTGGCCGTCTTCGACACCGCGTTCCACCACACCCTGCCCGAGGCCGCCGCGACCTACGCGATCGAGCGGGACACCGCAGAGCGGTACGGCATCCGACGGTACGGGTTCCACGGCACCTCGCACGCGTACGTGTCGCGGCGCACCGCCGAACTGCTCGGCCGCCCGTACGCGGAGGTGAACACGATCACCCTGCACCTCGGCAACGGCGCGAGCGCCTGCGCGGTGGCCGGCGGCCGGAGCGTGGCCACCTCGATGGGGATGTCCCCGCTGGAGGGCCTGGTGATGGGCACCCGCAGCGGCGACCTGGACCCGACCGTGATCTTCCACCTGCGTCGCGAGGGCGGGCTCTCCGTCGACGAGATCGACGACCTGCTCAACCACCGCAGCGGGCTGCTCGGGCTGACCGGCGCCAACGACATGCGCGAGGTGCTCACCCGCCGGGCGGACGGCGACCCGGCGGCGACGCTCGCCTTCGACGTCTACTGCCGGCGGATCACCGGCTACGTCGGGGCGTACTACGCCCTGCTCGGCCGGGTGGACGCGGTCACCTTCACCGCCGGCGTCGGCGAGCACGCCGCGCCGGTCCGCGCCGCCGCCCTGGCCGGGCTGGACCGGCTCGGTATCGCCGTGGACCCGGGGCGCAACGCCGGCACCGGCGACCGGGTCATCTCGCCGGAGGGTGCCGAGGTGACCGTCTGCGTCGTCGGCACCGACGAGGAACGCGAGATCGCCCTCCAGACCCGCGCGGTGGTCGACGCGGCCGGCTGA
- a CDS encoding nucleotidyltransferase domain-containing protein — MEGLAGRQLDGIAELAGLASAAGIEVWLRGGWAMDFHLGEVTRPHVDVDWYCWRTDADRLAGLLRGHGWRPDPGMPVDVQLDLVREDVEMSVAYLARNSAGQVVVGAGPWAGTALPDGMLAGPLGRIGPLTVPMISVAAQVEFKEMFPVWMPDRPRRAKDAADLTRLRATGVPEVHS, encoded by the coding sequence GTGGAAGGTCTCGCGGGGCGGCAACTGGACGGAATCGCCGAGCTGGCCGGGCTGGCATCGGCGGCCGGCATCGAGGTGTGGCTGCGGGGCGGCTGGGCGATGGACTTCCACCTCGGCGAGGTGACCCGGCCGCACGTCGACGTCGACTGGTACTGCTGGCGGACCGACGCCGACCGGCTGGCCGGCCTGCTTCGCGGACACGGCTGGCGGCCCGATCCCGGGATGCCTGTCGACGTGCAGCTCGATCTCGTCCGCGAGGACGTCGAGATGAGCGTCGCGTATCTGGCCCGGAACTCGGCGGGGCAGGTGGTGGTGGGTGCCGGCCCCTGGGCGGGCACGGCGCTTCCGGACGGGATGCTGGCCGGCCCGCTCGGTCGGATCGGCCCGCTGACCGTCCCGATGATCTCGGTGGCCGCCCAGGTCGAGTTCAAGGAGATGTTTCCCGTCTGGATGCCGGACCGGCCCCGGCGTGCGAAGGACGCCGCCGACCTGACCCGCCTCCGCGCCACCGGTGTCCCCGAGGTCCACTCATGA
- a CDS encoding multifunctional oxoglutarate decarboxylase/oxoglutarate dehydrogenase thiamine pyrophosphate-binding subunit/dihydrolipoyllysine-residue succinyltransferase subunit, translated as MSTQQTSQENPLAGFGPNEWIVEEMYQRYLADPTSVDSAWHDFFADYRPAPGAGKPRGAEQAPKPTAEPKPTAEAEPAGQQEAATTVAQPAAPKPAEKKPEPGPEKPAAAKATPAKPAPAKPAPAKAAPAKPAAAKPTATGPQTTPLRGVAAKIVQNMDASLAVPTATSVRAVPAKLLVDNRIVINNHLTRGRGGKVSFTHLIGYALVRALVAHPEMNNSFAEVDGKPVMVRPEHVHLGIAIDLVKPDGSRNLVVPSIKACEQMDFRQFWQAYEDVVRRARRNELTMDDHSGTTISLTNPGGIGTVHSMPRLMQGQSAIIGVGAMEYPAPYQGMSEATLAELAVSKVITLTSTYDHRIIQGAQSGEFLKVVHELLLGEHGFYDQIFTSLRIPYEPVRWMRDVAVNNEGQINKTARVHELIHAYRVRGHLMADTDPLEFKIRKHPDLDVLQHGLTLWDLDREFPVNGFAGKQRMKLRAVLGVLRDSYCRRVGIEYMHIQDPEERRWIQERIERRYEKPSPDEQKHVLNRLNAAEAFETFLQTKYVGQKRFSLEGGESLIPLLGEVLEASAEGGLDEVVIGMAHRGRLNVLANIVGKPYEKIFSEFEGHLDPRSTQGSGDVKYHLGQNGKFTTPDGDHAVKVSVVANPSHLEAVDPVLEGIVRAKQDRIDLKLEGYTVLPLAVHGDAAFAGQGVVAETLNLSQLRGYRTGGTVHVVVNNQVGFTTAPEYSRSSLYSTDVARMIQAPIFHVNGDDPEAVVRVARLAFEYRQAFNKDVVIDMVCYRRRGHNEGDDPSMSNPQMYKIIDSKRSVRKLYTEELIGRGDITVEDAEELLRDYQSQLERVFKATRDAATTPRQLSRPKRADEPEPQVETATDAAVVKAVGEAHVNLPEGFTPHKRIQQLLDRRARMSVEGNIDWGFGEIIAFGSLLHDGITVRLAGQDSRRGTFVQRHASVVDAETGQDHLPLQSLTGDGERSRFFVHDSLLSEYAAMGFEYGYSVENINALVAWEAQFGDFVNGAQSVIDEFITSGEVKWGQRNAVTLLLPHGHEGQGPDHTSGRPERFLQMCAEDNMRVSIPTTPANYFHLLRRQALSPKRKPLVVFTPKSLLRHKLCVSPVEDFTTGTFQPVLPDSGTPAPEAVKRVLLCSGKVYYDLFQARNERGVTDTAIIRIEQLYPMPVEEIRAALAAYPNAEDFAWVQEEPANQGAWSFVALNLLEHLEDVRLRRISRPAAAAPAVGSAKMHEVEQTALIEAALPRP; from the coding sequence GTGTCGACCCAGCAGACTTCGCAGGAGAACCCCCTGGCGGGTTTCGGTCCGAACGAGTGGATCGTCGAGGAGATGTACCAGCGCTACCTCGCCGACCCCACCAGCGTCGATTCGGCCTGGCACGACTTCTTCGCCGACTACCGCCCGGCGCCCGGCGCCGGCAAGCCGCGCGGAGCCGAGCAGGCCCCGAAGCCCACCGCCGAGCCGAAGCCCACCGCTGAGGCGGAGCCCGCCGGCCAGCAGGAGGCCGCCACCACGGTCGCGCAGCCGGCCGCCCCGAAGCCGGCGGAGAAGAAGCCGGAGCCCGGGCCGGAGAAGCCCGCAGCAGCCAAGGCCACCCCGGCCAAGCCGGCGCCCGCGAAGCCGGCCCCGGCGAAGGCGGCCCCCGCCAAGCCCGCGGCGGCCAAGCCGACCGCCACCGGCCCGCAGACCACCCCGCTGCGCGGCGTGGCGGCGAAGATCGTCCAGAACATGGACGCCTCGCTGGCCGTGCCGACCGCCACCAGCGTGCGCGCCGTCCCGGCCAAGCTGCTGGTCGACAACCGCATCGTGATAAACAACCACCTCACCCGTGGGCGTGGTGGCAAGGTCAGCTTCACCCACCTCATCGGGTACGCGCTGGTCCGCGCGCTGGTCGCCCACCCGGAGATGAACAACTCCTTCGCCGAGGTCGACGGCAAGCCGGTCATGGTCCGGCCGGAGCACGTCCACCTGGGCATCGCGATCGACCTGGTCAAGCCCGACGGCAGCCGCAACCTGGTGGTCCCCTCCATCAAGGCCTGCGAGCAGATGGACTTCCGGCAGTTCTGGCAGGCGTACGAGGACGTGGTCCGGCGCGCCCGCCGCAACGAGCTGACCATGGACGACCACTCCGGCACCACGATCTCGCTGACCAACCCCGGCGGCATCGGCACCGTGCACTCGATGCCGCGGCTCATGCAGGGGCAGAGCGCGATCATCGGCGTCGGCGCGATGGAATACCCGGCCCCCTACCAGGGCATGTCCGAGGCCACCCTGGCCGAGCTGGCCGTCAGCAAGGTCATCACCCTGACCAGCACCTACGACCACCGGATCATCCAGGGTGCCCAGTCCGGCGAGTTTCTCAAGGTCGTGCACGAGCTGCTGCTCGGTGAGCACGGCTTCTACGACCAGATCTTCACCTCGCTGCGCATCCCGTACGAGCCGGTGCGCTGGATGCGCGACGTCGCGGTCAACAACGAGGGCCAGATCAACAAGACCGCCCGGGTGCACGAGCTGATCCACGCGTACCGGGTGCGCGGTCACCTGATGGCCGACACCGACCCGCTCGAGTTCAAGATCCGCAAGCACCCCGACCTGGACGTGCTCCAGCACGGGCTGACCCTCTGGGACCTCGACCGCGAGTTCCCGGTCAACGGCTTCGCCGGCAAGCAGCGGATGAAGCTGCGCGCCGTCCTCGGCGTGCTGCGCGACTCGTACTGCCGCCGGGTCGGCATCGAGTACATGCACATCCAGGACCCGGAGGAGCGGCGCTGGATCCAGGAACGGATCGAGCGCAGATACGAGAAGCCGTCGCCCGACGAGCAGAAGCACGTGCTCAACCGGCTCAACGCCGCCGAGGCGTTCGAGACCTTCCTGCAGACCAAGTACGTCGGGCAGAAGCGCTTCTCGCTGGAGGGCGGCGAGTCGCTGATCCCGCTGCTCGGCGAGGTGCTGGAGGCCTCCGCCGAGGGCGGGCTGGACGAGGTCGTCATCGGCATGGCCCACCGCGGCCGGCTCAACGTGCTGGCCAACATCGTCGGCAAGCCGTACGAGAAGATCTTCTCGGAGTTCGAGGGGCACCTGGACCCGCGCTCCACCCAGGGCTCCGGCGACGTGAAATACCACCTCGGCCAGAACGGCAAGTTCACCACGCCCGACGGCGACCACGCGGTCAAGGTCTCGGTGGTGGCGAACCCGTCGCACCTGGAGGCCGTCGACCCGGTGCTGGAGGGCATAGTCCGGGCCAAGCAGGACCGGATAGACCTCAAGCTGGAGGGCTACACGGTGCTCCCGCTGGCGGTGCACGGTGACGCCGCCTTCGCCGGCCAGGGGGTGGTCGCCGAGACGCTCAACCTCTCGCAACTGCGTGGCTACCGCACCGGCGGCACCGTCCACGTCGTGGTCAACAACCAGGTCGGCTTCACCACCGCCCCGGAGTACAGCCGCTCCAGCCTCTACAGCACCGACGTCGCCCGGATGATCCAGGCACCGATCTTCCACGTCAACGGCGACGACCCCGAGGCCGTGGTCCGGGTCGCCCGGCTGGCCTTCGAATACCGGCAGGCGTTCAACAAGGACGTCGTCATCGACATGGTCTGCTACCGCCGGCGCGGGCACAACGAGGGCGACGACCCCTCGATGTCCAACCCCCAGATGTACAAGATCATCGACTCGAAGCGGTCGGTCCGGAAGCTCTACACCGAGGAGCTGATCGGGCGCGGCGACATCACCGTCGAGGACGCGGAGGAGCTGCTCCGCGACTACCAGTCGCAGCTGGAGCGGGTCTTCAAGGCCACCCGCGACGCGGCCACGACGCCGCGGCAGCTCAGCCGCCCCAAGCGGGCGGACGAGCCGGAGCCGCAGGTCGAGACCGCCACCGACGCCGCCGTCGTCAAGGCCGTCGGCGAGGCGCACGTCAACCTGCCGGAGGGCTTCACCCCGCACAAGCGGATCCAGCAGTTGCTCGACCGGCGGGCCAGGATGTCCGTCGAGGGCAACATCGACTGGGGCTTCGGCGAGATCATCGCGTTCGGCTCGCTGCTGCACGACGGGATCACCGTCCGGCTCGCCGGTCAGGACTCCCGCCGGGGCACCTTCGTGCAGCGGCACGCCTCCGTGGTCGACGCCGAGACCGGCCAGGACCATCTGCCGTTGCAGTCGCTGACCGGCGACGGCGAGCGGTCCCGGTTCTTCGTGCACGACTCCCTGCTCAGCGAGTACGCGGCGATGGGCTTCGAGTACGGCTACTCGGTGGAGAACATCAACGCGCTGGTCGCCTGGGAGGCGCAGTTCGGCGACTTCGTCAACGGCGCCCAGTCGGTGATCGACGAGTTCATCACCTCCGGCGAGGTGAAGTGGGGCCAGCGCAACGCCGTCACCCTGCTGCTGCCGCACGGCCACGAGGGTCAGGGCCCGGACCACACCTCCGGCCGCCCGGAGCGGTTCCTGCAGATGTGCGCCGAGGACAACATGCGGGTGTCCATCCCGACCACCCCGGCGAACTACTTCCACCTGCTGCGCCGCCAGGCCCTGTCGCCGAAGCGCAAGCCGCTGGTGGTGTTCACGCCGAAGTCGCTGCTGCGGCACAAGCTCTGCGTCTCCCCGGTCGAGGACTTCACCACCGGCACCTTCCAGCCGGTGCTGCCCGACTCGGGCACCCCGGCGCCGGAGGCGGTGAAGCGGGTGCTGCTCTGCTCGGGCAAGGTCTACTACGACCTGTTCCAGGCCCGCAACGAGCGTGGCGTCACCGACACCGCGATCATCCGGATCGAGCAGCTCTACCCGATGCCGGTCGAGGAGATCCGGGCCGCCCTGGCGGCGTACCCGAACGCCGAGGACTTCGCCTGGGTGCAGGAGGAGCCGGCCAACCAGGGCGCCTGGTCGTTCGTCGCGCTCAACCTGCTGGAGCACCTGGAGGACGTCCGGCTGCGCCGGATCTCCCGCCCGGCCGCAGCCGCCCCGGCTGTCGGCTCGGCGAAGATGCACGAGGTCGAGCAGACCGCGCTGATCGAGGCGGCCCTGCCCCGCCCGTGA